The nucleotide window CCATTCCTCAGCCGCTCAGGCTATTTCAGCTCAGGCTGCTACATTGGCAGAACATCAGGTATTCGCGGTTGTCAATGCAATGGTAATTGCTGATCCAAGCATTACCCCATCAATGGTAAGGCGTAATCCACGATTATTGAAAATGTTCAATGAAATTTATCAAGAAGAAATAAATAAATTCCTTAGAGCTGACTACGACTATAGTGATGGTGCAAATCCAGCAAAAGTAAGCACTACGTATGGCAGTTTTGGACTTAAAGATCAATCTCAATATCGAACGTTTAAATTTCGTGGGAAAGATTGTTAAAAATATCGCAGCCATCCAGGAAAAGAATATTATATTACCAATATTCAGCACTCATACTCTTGCATTTGAAATTTAATAGCTATATGACTTATATTATGCTATACTTTAATGAATTGGGATTAGGCGAGTTGGAACTAGGAAAATCATTGGAACAAATTAATTCCATAATAAAATTTGGTCCGAAAGACAGAGAAACACTCATTCCTTCACCCAACGCAGATTCATGGTACAAATATACAGGTGAAATTACCGGTCTGTCTGATGGCAAAGGTCTTAGTTTCCCCGCGGAAGCGGTTTACCTCGCCGTAAATCAAGAAAATAAGGTAAACAGGATATGGATATACCCCAAAATGGAAACCATCGGTATAAGCATAGAAAATCTTCTATCAAATATCTATGGTGAACCGGGAATGTCTGTAGGTGGTGTCGGAGAATTGGGAGGAATAAAACGTCACACTGGTTATTTCTATGCTTCAAAGGATAAAGTAAGTCAGGTTATATACATGAAAGTTTTTGATACTGAATTTGCTGGTCCTGAATTTATATCCTTTCGATTCATCAATGATGATAATGCATTAAAGTACCATTTATCATATCGAACTTGGAAGAAGTATATGTAAAGTAGGTTTGACACTTCTCAAAAACTGAGACAAATAAAATCGGAGGGCTCCGATTTTATTTGTCTCAATCCCCTCATCAATACTCAAACTATCGTGTACTTTGGTTCATATCCTTTTGCATAGACATAGTGATTCACACTTGCATCCTGATGTAGACACATATAATCTTCGAACGACACAACCTATCGCTTAAAATTGTGTATCTTAGTAAAAGCTGATTAACCTGTATAAAGTACGGGAAAGAAATCGGGGTTATACAAAAGGAACTCGACTAAACGCTCAACTAAAAAACAAAACCCCGCGCCATGCGCGAGGTTTGAAACTTGTCTGTGATCCCGCTGGGACTCGAACCCAGGACCCATACATTAAAAGTGTATTGCTCTACCAACTGAGCTACGGAATCATTGAATGGGCGGCAAAGATATAAAAAACTATTTCATTGTCAAATCTTTACACACTTTTTTTAAAAATTTCCTGAACCACCGCCCTTCCATCACCGAAAATTATCAGAACTTGATTAAAATATTAATATATATTTGTTCCGCATTTCGGATACGTGAAGTCTTAGTTTTAACCCTAAATTTATAGAAGAGCCTACAACCATTTACATTATCCCTATTACGATCTTCGATGCAATCAGGAAGGAGACTATTTCTCAAAAACGCAGCTTTAATACTGCCAGCGATGGCATTTATGCCATCTTCACTATTAAAAGCAGCCAGCAACAACTGTTTACGCATTGGCTTCATTGGAACAGGCACGTGGGGAAGGCAATATCTTGAAGCAGCGTTAGCCAACAGGCAACTGGATATCAGCGCTATCTGTGAAACCAGCCATACAGCCAGGCGGGATGCGCTTAAGCTGTTTAACGCAGCTGGCTATACGAAACCGGTACTATACGACGACTATCACCAGTTATTATCCAATCCCGCATTGGATGCGGTTATCATCGCTGCCCCGGCAGATCAGCACTATACTATTGCCGCTGCCGCACTCCGGCAGGGTAAACATGTAGCCTGCGGCCCTATCATGGGCAGTACCCTGGAAGAACACCGCCATATCGTGCAGCTAAGCCGGCAAACCGGTAAACATTACTTTACACTGGACGAACACAGCTACCGCCCCGACCTGCTGGCAATGACCGCCATAGTAAAGGATGGCCGGCTGGGCCAACTGGAAAGCATATACGCAGGAGCTTGTTCTGCCAATATCCCACAGCAGGAAAACGGATATCCATTATACCCTATGGTATTGATGGAAAACTTACTGGGCCTGTCTGATGGCAACAGATACACTGCTCTCCGCATGGAAAAAAGCACCGAAGAATATGTGGTTAAAGTAAAACATCCCGGGAGTGGTAAAACCTATTCGAGTATCCGTCAGGGGGAGATTACTACCATCTGTTTGAGCACAGCAACAGGACAGCAGGTAAGACTACAGGCTGAAGCAGGTCACAGCACCGGATTTCGTGTAAAAGGTACCGCTGGCAGCTGGATAGACTATACCGGCTCCTTGTACCTGCAGACCAATGCTCACCCACAAAACACATGGGAAAGTGCGGCTCCCTACCTCCGTCAATATGCCCTTACCACAGTGGGAGCTACCTCACACGCACTGTCCGGCTTTATCAATACCATTCAAAATAAGTCACATCATTTACCGGTTTATGCTGCAGCTACCAACAGTATGATAACAGTGCTTGCAGCCGAATCTGCCAGACTGGGGGGCGCTTCACTGGCCTTCCCTGATTTTACAACCGCATCATAAAATTCAACCGAAATTTTTTTCAAACAATCTAATCTACTAAGGAAATGGATCCAATTCTCGCGATGATCTTTGCTTTTGGGGGCAATTTTGCACCTGTCGGTTATGCTCTCTGTAATGGTGTATTGGTTGATATCAATCAAAACTCAGCACTATTCTCTCTTTTAGGGACCACCTATGGGGGCAATGGCACCCAGACTTTCGGACTGCCGGACCTGAGGGGACGTTCTATCATTGGTACCGGTCAACTACCTGGAGGCCCAAACTACACTCCCGGAATGGTCGGCGGCACTGAGACGGTTACACTGACTATTGCCAACCTTCCTCAACATACGCATCCGGTTACAGTAGACAATCTCACGGTAACATTGCCTGCCAGCAATACACCCGGAACCAGCAACACTCCCGGCCCTACCATGGCACCTGCTGTACTGCCCACCATCGGATCTGGCCCCAACTCCTTGCCGATCAAAGGTTACAGTGATGCTACCCCCAATACCAATCTTTTACCGGGTACTGTAAATGGTAGTATGTCCGTTGGCCCGGTAGGTGGCAATACACCTGTTCCCATCCGCTCTCCGTACCTGGCAATGACCTACGTTATTGCTACACAGGGTGTCTATCCATCCAGACCATGATGAGTTTAAGGCCACCACTTACGATAGGATTACTCACCCCCTACTCGGGGGTGTACCCCTATTATTCTGCTCACCTGGTCACTGGTTGGTTGATCGGTATGGGACTAGATCCCGCACGCCAGCAAACAATACAGTTTATCCCTGAATTTACCAGAAGCGGGCAACCCTCTGCCACCAAAGAGGCCGCACAAAAACTGGTATTCTTCAACCGGGTAGACCTGTTGTCGGGACTGGTCAGTTACAAATCGGTACCGGACCTCATCCCTATTGTGGAATCACAGGGCGGTACAGCATTCCTGTTTGATATGGGGGAACTCATTCCCTACTTTCCCCATATCAGCCCCCATATGTTTTATGCATCGCACCAGATATGGCAGTCCCAATACTCTTTAGGGCGCTGGGCACAGCAAAGGTTTGGCGATGCAGGACATATTGTGATGCCACATTACGAAGCAGGCTACCACTTAAATACTGCTTTTTATCAGGGTGCTGCCGCCGCCGGAGGCACCACCATCCGAAGCACGGTGCTCACGGAAGATCCCTCCGACAGAAACGCCTTACACCTCGATGCATTTTTTAAGACCATCGAAAATGACCGGCCTCCCTATGTACACGCCATCTTTACCGGCAATATGGGTACACGGTTTCTGGATGCCTGGAAAAACAGCCGTTTCCATAAAACCATCCCCCTACTGGTAGTGGAATCCATGGCTTATGACGATATCCTCGCCGATGTACAACACCACGAACTGGAAATATACAGCGCCCTCACCTGGTTACGGGAAGATGAAAGTAAAGAGAACAGATTATTTGTAAAGACCTTCGAACGGATGGCGCAGCAACCTGCCAACATTTTTGGACTGATGGGCTATGAAGCAGGACTGGTATGGAGAGAACTATTGCCCCATGCACAAAAAAGAGACTGGCAGACGGTAAAACAATACCTACATAATTCCACTATCAAAGGTCCCCGCGGTGAAAAGGGCTTTCATCCTTCAACAGGACTGGGCTTACCGGTATCCAATATTGTAAGCATCAATACCACTGCCAATAAAATAAATAAAATCATCCTCGACCAGGGCAAAGGCATCCGCTTCGATGATACTACACTCAAATGTATACACGATGATTGTATATCCGGTTGGTTGAACCCTTTTCTCTGTATCTAACAGATTTATATGAAAAAATTTTACACCTGGAGTATCCGGTTATTCCTGCTTACCTGCATAGCTGTGCTATGCAGCCTGCAGGGAATTGCCCAGTATACCCTCACCCAGCTTGAATCTGGAGGCTCCTATACTGCAGTAGCCAAAGATAATAGCAATAATATCTATGCTACCAGATTAAACCCCACTACCCAGCTTTACGACCTGGTAAGATTCACAGGAGGTGCCGGTACGGGAACTGTTATTTATTCTGGTCTCTCTCACGGCGTTCCACCTGCCTACGACTTCCCCTGGGGAATTGCGGTCAATTCTATCGGAGATATTTTTGTGATCAATTCCTTTGAATCACAGAACGGAGAGATCATCCGCCTTAGGGCTCCGGCTTATTCAATCGCTGAAGTCATTCAGAAAGGCAGATATTTCTCCGCCATAACAATTGATGCCACTGACAACCTGTACTCCCTCGAATACGACGGGGGATCCAGGTATCAGGTAATGAAGTATAGAGCAGGACTTGAAGACCAACCAGGTACCCCTGTCAGCAATGGTGTACCTCTTCCCATTCCTAGCGGAACTACCTATCCATGGGGTATCGCTGTTGACTCCCACAACAATCTTTATATTACCGACTTCCTTGAAAACAATTCAGGCGGAGCACTCATCAAACTGACAGCCCCCACATATACCACCGCTACTACCCTCTTTACTGGTAGAAATGTGACTGCCCTGGCCATAGATGGTGCAGATAATATTTATACTACAGAGCTACTTACTGCTACTACCTCCCAGGTAGTAAAATATACCAACCCTTTACTGCCCGGAACTGTTATCAATACAACCTTGACCAGCAGCCCTCCTGTATATGCCTGGGGACTTGCTGTCACCAGCAATGGAACTATTTTCGCCGGCGACGGTGCAGCATCAGCACCGGCCGGAGGACAACTGATAAAACTGGCTCCTCCCACCACTTCCGTATCCAGTGTCACCAGAGTTGATGCCACTCCTACCAACGCAGCTACAGTTACCTTTAAAGTGGTTTTCAGCAGCAATGCCGCTAACATTACTACCAGTGCATTCAGTTTAAATACCAGCGGTGTTTCAGGCACATATATTGCCAGCGTTTCAGGCTCCGGCACCACCTTTAATGTGGTTGTTAATACCGGTACTGGAAATGGCACCATCAGACTGAATGTAAACGGAACTGGTATCATACCCACCGTAACAAACGTACCTTATAACACAGGAGAAATTTATAGCATTGATAAAAACCCTCCGGTTATATCACTCACCATCAATAACGGTGCAGCGTATACGAATTCAACGAACGTCAACTTAATACCTTCTGCCACCGACGAAGATCCTCCTGCCGCACTGCAAATGCGCTTTTCGTTGGATAGCGTTGCCTGGAGCACCTACCAGCCTTATAGTACCTCCAGCGCTTATACAATCCCTGCAGGTGATGGCCTCAGGAAAATATACATGCAGGTAAAAGACCTGGCTGGCAACGTAAAGGGTACCAGCGCCACTATTACACTGGACCAGACACCTCCGGTAGTATCGTTCTCCTCCGTTCCGCTACCAGTGACCAACCAGCAATCAGCCACCTTCCAGTTCTCCGCTAATGAACCGATCCAGACCTACAATGGTAAACTGGATGCAGGCACATTTGGAGTTGCCACCAGCCCCGTTACATTAACCGGATTAGCAGAAGGCGTACATACTTACTCCATCAATGGCGTCGATAGGGCAGGAAACACCTCCGGTAATTCCGTCTATACCTGGAAAATAGATATCACTGCTCCTACTGTACTAAGCGTATCAACACCGGCAGCAGGCACTTATGGAATCGGTCAGGCGTTAAACTTCACCGTGAACATGAGCGAAATCGTGAATGCTACCGCCGGCCCTGATCCTTACCTGGACTTAATAATCGGCTCCTCTATCCAAAAGGCAGTATACGTTTCCGGATCAGGCACCAACACATGGACTTTCAGGTATACTGTACAGGATGGTGACAATGACTCCGACGGAATCGGAATCGGCGCGGTAATAAATACCAACGGTAACACCCTCACAGACGCAGCCGGCAACAATCTTGTTCTCACAATGAACAACGTGACCAATAATACCATACTGGTCAACAGCAAGCGTCCGGTGGCCACCTTCACTGCCCCTGTTATCGTAAATGCAACGACCGTTCGCGTCGGAATATCTTTCGATGAACCGGTCAAAGGTGTAAATGCAGGAAGCATAACAGCATTAGGCGTTCCGGGCGGTATCACTGTTACTAATGTTACCCCTAACAGTACCACCGCTACGAGCAACTATACCTTCGACCTGCTGTTTCAGCCGAACAACAAAGGCACGGTGAATCTGCGATTACTTCCGAATGCCGCTACCAGCGTTGCTTCTCTGAACACTAACATGTTTGTTGATACGGACTTCTCTTTTGATAATACCGTACCGGTGATAACATCAGTAAACCAACCGGCAGATGGTTATTATAAAGCAGGTCAAACACTGACCTTCACCATAAACTTCAGCAAACCGATTACCGTACAACCAGGCGCCAGCCAGCTGTACCTGCCAATCATCATCGGTTCTACCACCGTACAGGCACCTTACCAAAGCGGTTCCGGCACCACAGCCCTTACTTTCAGTTACACGGTACAACCGGGAGATAATGATGCAAACGGTATTGCACTGAACAGCTACCTGATTGATGCAGGAGGAAGGTTAAGTGACGGTTATGGTAATACCACCAATCTCCTGCTGACAAACGATAATAATCTCAATGGCGTAAGAGTGAATACAATCATACCCACTGTGACTATTTCGACGACAGCTGCGCCGGTAGTCAATGGTACATTTACTGCCAACATCACCTTCAGTGAACGGGTAATCGGATTGGATCTCAGCTCATTTGTGACAACCAATGCCTCCGTTGACAATCTCAACACCACAGACGGGATCCACTATACAATAGATGTAACACCTGCTATTGACGGCCTGGTGAAAGTTTCATTGCCAGCAGGGGTGGCACAGAATATCGGTGCCAACGATAACAGCGCTTCCAATGAACTGCAGCTGACTGCCGACTTTACTCCACCGGTAGTAACTGCCGTTACGGGGCCTGCGAATGGTTATTATCACGAAGCGGAAAACCTCACTTTCAGCGTGAAACTCAGTGAGATCGTGAACGTAAATACCACCGGTGGCACCCCGTATATGGCCATCAATCTGGCTTCCGGTGTTGTACCTGCTACCTATGTGAGTGGTTCCGGTACCAATACTTTGACCTTCACATACACTGTACAGGCTGGCGATGACGCACCTCAGGGCATTACCCTGGGCGCAGGCATCTCCCTGGGAGGCGGAGGACTCATCACCGATGTAGCCGGCAACAATGCCACACTTGTACTGAATAACGTAGCAGACTTCAAAAATGTCATTGTTAATACAACACATCCAACAGTAACAATATCTACCACTGCGCCTGCATTGGTGAACGGTGCTTTTGATGTGACTATCACCTTCAGTGAAGCAGTGACAGGATTTACATCCAGCGACATTACCGTCTCCAATGGTACAACTGGCACACTGGTATCTACAGACAATATCACCTATACCATTACCATCACACCAGGTACTGATGGCCTCATCACCATCAGCGTGCCCGCTGATGCAGCCATAAACATTGCCAGGAACGGCAATACCGCCTCCAATACACTACAACTGACGGTAGACAAAACCGCTCCGGTACTGCAAAGCTTAAAAGTGCCCAATAATGGCTGGTATAAAACCGGTGATAACCTCGACTTTGAATTAACCTATACCGAACCGGTTAAAATAAGCAGCGGTACACCTTACTTCCTGTTACAGATCGGCAATACAAACGTACAGGCCAATTATATCACAGGATCAGGCACCAACAAACTGACCTTCCGTTATACCGTACAAAACGGAGATCAGGACCTTAACGGTATCGCCTATACGGCCAATCTGGTACTGACAGCAGGTAGCTTCACAGACCTGGCCGGAAATGCTGCACCAACAGCTTTACTGGCGGTACCCACCAGCAACGTATTGGTGAACACCATTTCTCCGGTAATCACCAAAGTAACGCTGCCTAACAATGGATACTATAATGCTACAAACACACTGACATTTACAGTGGAATTCAACGAGCCGGTAACCGTTACCGGTACTCCTTCCCTGCCGGTGATCATTGGCACTAACACTGTCAATGCAACATACACAGGTGGCACAGGAACCAATACCCTCACCTTTAGTTACACCGTTCAGAACGGAGATACAGATATGGACGGTATTGACCTGGGCACTGCCCTGCTGCTCAACGGTGGTTCCATGAAGGACCCTGCCGGACTGGATGCGGTACTGACACTGAATGGTGTACAAAACACCCATCAGGTAAATGTCAACACCACTCACCCCTCCGTTACTGTGACTACCACTGCACCCGCCCGTATCAACACACCGTTTACGGTGAAGGCGGTATTCAGTGAAGCTGTTACCGGAATGGCACTCAGCGGTATCAAAGTAACAAATGGCAATGCCAGCCTATTACAAACAACTGATAACATCAGCTACACGTTCACTGTAACACCTGTTACCGATGGAAATGTAACCATCTCCATACTGGCCGATGCAGCCAAAAACATTGGTATCAATGGCAACCAGGCATCCAATACCCTCAGTGTAATAGCTGATATGACAGCACCGGTAGTAACATCCGGACAACAGTTCAACATCAACCAATACAGCGCTACCGGCACCAATATCGGGCAGGTAGTTGCTACCGATGCATCTGGTGTGCTGCAAAACTGGACTATTGCCTCAGACCCATCCGGAGCCTTTAACATAGATCCTGTTACCGGTAAGATCACGGTAAAAGATGAAACCCTGCTGAATAGCAAGGTAAATACCACCGTTACTATATCCGTTACCGTTAGTGATGGTCTGAATACCAGTGTGGCCCAGGGCGTGAAGATCTCCGTCGTTTATGTACCGCTGGCACCTACAGATATCACTATCAATAATACAACGGTCAGCGAAAACGTTCCTGCCGGAGCACTGGTAGGTAAATTCTCTACCATCACCCAGGAACCGGGAGCTACCTTTACCTATACACTGGTATCAGGTACTGGTGCCGATGATAATGCCGCCTTTAGTATCTCCGGTGATCAACTGCAAACCAATGCCACATTTGTGTATGCAGTTAAGAATACTTATTCTGTCAGAATCCGTACTACCCAGAACAACGGGCTGTATACCGAGAAAGTATTCACGGTACGTGTACTTCAGGTCAACCAGGCACCTACCCTGGACATGATACCAGACCGGGTAATGTGCAACATCACAGACAAACAAACCTATCAGCTTACGGGTGCATCCCCAGTGGAAGCGGGTCAGACGCTTACTTACTTTGTGCAGTCCGATAAGGCATTCTTCAGCACACTGACAGTAGATGCCGGTGGCCTTCTCTCCTATAGCCTGAAACCTAATGTGAGCGGTACCGTGAATATTACCGTAACGGTAAAAGACAATGGCGGCACCTTAAACGGTGGCGTGGATACACTTCGCCGCACCTTCGCGCTGAAAGTGAACGCCCAGCCACAGATCACCATCACACCGGATAAGAATGGTGATATATCCAAAGGAGATATTGTTACCCTGACAGCTACCGGCGGTAACAGCTACACCTGGACCCATGCTGACGGCATCCTCGATGGTCAGCAATCAGCCACCCTCCGGATCAGGCCATTGCAGAACACCACTTATGAGGTAACCGCCACCAGTCTGGACGGATGTGCAGGTACACAACAAATCAATATCAAGGTAGTGGCAGACTTTAAAGTCGATGCTACCAATATCCTTACACCGAATGGTGACGGCAAAAACGATAAATGGGTGATTCGTAATCTGGACAGCTATCCAAACAACGAAGTAACCATTTACGACCGTACCGGCCGCGTGGTATTCCATCGCAGGAACTATAGCAATGACTGGGACGCCACTCTGAACGGCCATCCGCTCAGTGAAGGCACCTATTACTACCTGCTGAAAATAGAGGGTACCGATAAAGTGGCCAAAGGATTCATCACAATCATCAGGGACTAATCTATATGACCATGATAAAGAAACTATATACGTCTTTAATAATGTTTACCGGCATCTGTTTGTCTCTGCAAAGTCAGGGACAAACACCCGGTAATTCGCAGGCATTGCTGGAGCCTTCCGGCACACAGTATTTCCAGAACCAGTACCTCGCCAACCCGGCGATGGCTGGTCTGGATACAGGTCTGCATATCAATGCCTCCTACCGCAACCAGTGGAATGGCATGAATGGCGCACCTGTCACCAAATTTGCTTCAGCAGATATTAAAGTGGAAGAACGTATGGGCGTGGGCGTGAATATCTTTAACGATGTGGCCGGCCTGATCAACCGTACGCGGCTGGCACTCTCCTATGCTTACCGCATTCCGCTGGGCCAGCGCCATCAGCAGCTGAGCTTCGGCCTGTCTGCGGTATGGAATGTACAACGCCTCAACGTAAAAGATGTGAACGGCGATATGAATGATCCTGCCTTTGGCGCCTTCAACCGTCGCGATAATTACTTCGAAGCGGAATATGGTATGGCCTATACGGATGAGCACCTGAATATACAGGCTTCTCTGCCTAATATCCGGAACATGGTCACCAACAGAGACGAGGGCATAAATGGTGGAAGCATATTCTTTTCGGCTGTCTCCTACAGATTCCGGCCCCAGGGCAGTGTACTCTCCTCCGTCGAGCCTAAACTCTGTTTCCGCGGCGTCAGGGGTTACGACAATATCCTGGATGCCGGCTTCAATGCTACCTTCCTGGACAATGTGGCTAATATCATGGCGATGTACCATAGCTCCAAAAGCCTCACCACAGGCCTCGGCGTTAACATCATGAAAACACTGGGTATTCAGGCCATGTATACTTTCCAGACCGGAGGCCTCAAAACTTATGTGAACGGCACCTATGAAATAGGCGCTACCCTTCATCTCTTTAAATAACCCAGGGCTAAAGCCCTGGGCTAGCAAAAAACACAAGAAGCCTTTTATAGCCAGAGCTTCAAGCTCGTAAATAACCAAAGGCTTCAGTCAATTTATAGCCCAGGGCTTTAGCCCTGGGTTATTTAAAAATATATTTTGTACTAATCGGTAAAGTATTTATTTTTGTTTTATAATCGATACAAACAATGGCGGGAAGACCTAAAATATTTGATAACGAAGAAGTGATCAACAAGGCCACGGCGGTATTTTGGTCTAAAGGCTATGAAGCCACATCTACCGAAGATCTACTGGAAGCCATGGGTATCGGGAAAGGGAGCTTTTACCTGGCTTTCAAAGGCGGGAAAAAAGAGCTGTTTGAAAAAGTCCTGGAGCAATTCCAGCAGCAAGCCTCCGCCAGGATGATAAAAGAACTGGCCAATAGTGATAATCCGCTGGAGGTGATCCGCAACCTGTTTTATAACATTGCCCATGCTCCTAAAAAAGCGCATCACAATGGCTGCTTCATCGGTAACACTATTGTGGAACTGGCCAGCATAGAACCACAGCTGATGAGCAAATCCGTTGGCCTGTTGCAGCAGCTGGAAGAAACCTTTCGGGAAATCATTATTGCCGCACAAAAACACGGGCAACTCAAAAACAAGATGAGGGCCGATCTGCTGGCCAGACACCTTATCACCGCCTGGAACGGCCTGAACGTTACCAGACGTATATATCCCGATGAAAAAACACTGCTGCCCCTGATCGAAATACAGCTCCAGGTCCTGACCTGATTTTTTTTAACCAATATTGTACCATTTAGTACATAATTATATATCTCTCTAAATCCTTCAAAAATGAACACCTCCATCACCTTTTCTCCTGCTACTTTTAAAACCGTACAGGTAAACAACGTAGAAATTTTCTACCGGGAAGCGGGTCCGGCAGATGCTCCTGTAATCCTCTTGCTGCATGGGTTTCCATCTTCTTCCCACATGTATCGTAACCTGATGAACCACCTGTCTGCCAGATACCATGTGATCGCACCTGATTATCCGGGCGCAGGATTGAGCAGCCGGCCGGCCAGGGATGTATTTGAATATACATTTGACCAGCTGGCCCTCATCATGGAAAAATTCATCGATACCATTGGACTAACCCGTTTCAGCTTATATGCCCAGGACTTCGGCGGACCGGTAGGTTTCAGAATTGCCAGCAAAAGACCCGAGCTGATTGAAACGCTCCTTATACAGAACGCGAACGCCTACACGGAAGGGCTGGCACCCAGGGTGCACGAACTGGCAGCCCTTGTAAACAGTGGCAATGAAGAAACGCTGCAAAACGTATTGGATAGTATGCTTTCCCTCGAAGGAATTAAGGAAAACTATTTTCATCCTGAAACAAATCCGGAAAACATAAACCCCGATGGTTACCTCCTGGACCACTACTTTATGCAGGTCCCCGGTACAAAAGACATACAGGCCGCCTTATTGCGCAACTACCAGCACAACTTTACGCAATACAACAACTGGCAACAATACTTCCGGGATCATCAACCGCCCACCCTGATCGTATGGGGTAAATACGATCCGATATTCCTGGTGCCCGGTGCCAAAGCATACCTGAAAGATCTACCAGACGCCGAATTGCACCTACTGGATGGAGGCCATTTCCTGCTCGAAGAACATCATCAGGAGGTAGCTACCCTGATCGACCGCTTCCTCACTGCCAAACTTTAGTATTTCCCTAAAAGACAATAAGACCATCAATCGATCCAGTGAATATATCGATTGATGGTCGCTTAAAAATCATCAAATACACTTCTCTTTTTTATCATTTTAACCGGTACGTAATCATGGCCTTCCCATAAACCGTATTATCCACCCCGAAGTTGCGGATAGTATCATGCTGGGGACTAAACAGTTTATAGCTTCCAAACAGTCCCATACCTCCCTGCAACTGGAACCATAAATTTTTATAGATACGCTGGTTAAACTGTACCCCGGCATGGATAGTCGAAAACTGGGCATAATCAATTTCCTTCCCTTCAAAATCGGTATAATTCTTCAGGTTGTATTTGGTCCAGTCGATCGAGCCCGCAATGCCCACCTGTGTGTTTTGTGACAGGTTATATACAACATTGAGCCTGGGCCAGTAAAACTGACCAATCCATTTACCATTATTACTTCTATAATCCACAGAGATCCCGGGGGTGATCAGAAATTCACGGAAAGAGTACATCACGTGAACCCCCATGCCTATTTCGAGGTTGGAATGTTTACCGAATTTTTTGGACACGCCATAAATACCATCCACAATCAGGTCATCAGAAGAAAGTGAACTTTTAAAATCAGATGCCAGCGTAGGTATTAATATTCCCA belongs to Chitinophaga sp. HK235 and includes:
- a CDS encoding Gfo/Idh/MocA family protein, translating into MAFMPSSLLKAASNNCLRIGFIGTGTWGRQYLEAALANRQLDISAICETSHTARRDALKLFNAAGYTKPVLYDDYHQLLSNPALDAVIIAAPADQHYTIAAAALRQGKHVACGPIMGSTLEEHRHIVQLSRQTGKHYFTLDEHSYRPDLLAMTAIVKDGRLGQLESIYAGACSANIPQQENGYPLYPMVLMENLLGLSDGNRYTALRMEKSTEEYVVKVKHPGSGKTYSSIRQGEITTICLSTATGQQVRLQAEAGHSTGFRVKGTAGSWIDYTGSLYLQTNAHPQNTWESAAPYLRQYALTTVGATSHALSGFINTIQNKSHHLPVYAAATNSMITVLAAESARLGGASLAFPDFTTAS
- a CDS encoding phage tail protein is translated as MDPILAMIFAFGGNFAPVGYALCNGVLVDINQNSALFSLLGTTYGGNGTQTFGLPDLRGRSIIGTGQLPGGPNYTPGMVGGTETVTLTIANLPQHTHPVTVDNLTVTLPASNTPGTSNTPGPTMAPAVLPTIGSGPNSLPIKGYSDATPNTNLLPGTVNGSMSVGPVGGNTPVPIRSPYLAMTYVIATQGVYPSRP
- a CDS encoding ABC transporter substrate-binding protein; this translates as MMSLRPPLTIGLLTPYSGVYPYYSAHLVTGWLIGMGLDPARQQTIQFIPEFTRSGQPSATKEAAQKLVFFNRVDLLSGLVSYKSVPDLIPIVESQGGTAFLFDMGELIPYFPHISPHMFYASHQIWQSQYSLGRWAQQRFGDAGHIVMPHYEAGYHLNTAFYQGAAAAGGTTIRSTVLTEDPSDRNALHLDAFFKTIENDRPPYVHAIFTGNMGTRFLDAWKNSRFHKTIPLLVVESMAYDDILADVQHHELEIYSALTWLREDESKENRLFVKTFERMAQQPANIFGLMGYEAGLVWRELLPHAQKRDWQTVKQYLHNSTIKGPRGEKGFHPSTGLGLPVSNIVSINTTANKINKIILDQGKGIRFDDTTLKCIHDDCISGWLNPFLCI